The following are from one region of the Streptomyces decoyicus genome:
- a CDS encoding toll/interleukin-1 receptor domain-containing protein, with the protein MAGQNASQRTHRYDAFLSYSHAADSAKADHLRRGLQNFARSSWRQLRALRIFLDNASLAANPGLWPEIERHLADSGAFILLACPRSADSEWVQKEISWWRAGPGARRTLIVVTGGELTWDHGTGDFDWERTTCLPRTMAGMFRDEPRWVDLRWMSEQDPGSLRDSRFQQCVADLAAPLHERPKEDLIGADVTRQRRTKRLVRGALAVITGLAVTAGLGWVNAVQQRDEAQRQARLATSRQLAATALNLKDGNLRLASLLAIEAYRMQQSPEAIATLNRLSTDSPHLVSMVSSAKDISALAFSTDDKAVAVGDEGGAVAVRGADGRTLRARTSLPGRITAVGFSEDGKRLAAGDSKGNVGVHDLTRKTLRRLVPLPKSVSSLGFSMAGQVAGADEYGTVALYEKSGKKVRSKRRGHSGKVTVFQNVDSHLLVRDEVGGGALYTVPELRTILESNQLSVPAGQYVAAVSNGGHCFGYLKFGQLISTGLPKLKGHESLAGTCPDFPALPNEEARLLALSDNGRMAVGTASGITVADAQPKGQSGQLRKLTGVGRPSLLQFSDTGDRLASAHGRTVALWNFQQSSRTAHAHGLPLSDDQTMIHSPSLAAGPDGQVAWSNLMQGDPVVKETRLHVWSPKRRGMLMGGDALLYDALAFSPDGRTLYAGTGGEVQSWQVQDTAW; encoded by the coding sequence ATGGCTGGTCAGAACGCCTCGCAGCGCACCCACCGATACGACGCCTTCCTTTCCTACAGCCATGCGGCCGACAGCGCCAAAGCTGATCATCTGCGGCGGGGCCTGCAGAATTTCGCGCGCAGCAGCTGGCGGCAATTACGGGCGCTGCGCATCTTCCTCGACAATGCCTCGCTGGCGGCGAACCCAGGTTTGTGGCCCGAAATCGAGCGTCATCTTGCGGATTCCGGCGCCTTTATTCTGCTCGCCTGCCCGAGGTCCGCAGACTCGGAGTGGGTGCAGAAGGAGATCAGTTGGTGGCGCGCCGGCCCCGGGGCGCGGCGGACGCTCATCGTCGTCACCGGCGGCGAGCTGACGTGGGACCACGGGACGGGGGACTTCGACTGGGAGCGCACCACCTGCCTGCCGCGCACCATGGCGGGAATGTTCCGCGACGAGCCTCGGTGGGTCGATCTGCGGTGGATGTCGGAACAGGATCCCGGCTCGCTGCGGGACTCGCGCTTCCAGCAGTGTGTGGCCGACCTGGCGGCCCCGCTGCACGAGCGCCCCAAAGAGGACCTCATCGGTGCGGACGTCACCCGGCAGCGCAGGACGAAACGGCTCGTGCGCGGTGCGCTCGCCGTCATCACCGGTCTCGCCGTGACGGCCGGCCTGGGCTGGGTGAACGCCGTCCAGCAGCGGGACGAGGCCCAGCGGCAGGCCCGGCTGGCGACCTCCCGGCAGCTGGCCGCGACCGCTCTGAACCTGAAGGACGGAAATCTGCGGCTGGCGTCGCTGCTGGCGATCGAGGCGTACCGCATGCAGCAGTCACCCGAGGCCATCGCCACGCTGAACCGGCTCTCCACGGACAGCCCTCATCTGGTGAGCATGGTGTCGAGCGCGAAGGACATCAGCGCGCTCGCCTTCAGTACGGACGACAAGGCGGTCGCTGTCGGGGACGAGGGCGGTGCGGTGGCGGTGCGGGGTGCCGACGGCCGCACCCTGCGTGCCCGGACCTCGCTGCCGGGCCGTATCACGGCAGTGGGCTTCAGCGAGGACGGGAAGCGGCTGGCCGCCGGGGACAGCAAGGGCAATGTGGGGGTCCATGACCTGACGCGCAAGACACTGCGGCGGCTCGTTCCCCTGCCGAAGAGCGTTTCCTCGCTGGGATTCAGCATGGCGGGACAAGTGGCCGGCGCGGACGAGTACGGCACGGTGGCGCTGTACGAGAAGAGCGGGAAGAAGGTCCGTTCGAAGCGCCGCGGGCATTCCGGCAAGGTGACCGTCTTCCAGAACGTCGACTCCCACCTTCTGGTGCGCGACGAGGTGGGTGGCGGCGCCCTGTACACCGTGCCCGAGCTGCGCACGATCCTGGAAAGCAATCAGCTCTCGGTGCCCGCGGGCCAGTACGTGGCGGCCGTCTCCAACGGTGGCCACTGCTTCGGCTACCTCAAATTCGGGCAGTTGATCAGCACCGGACTACCGAAGCTCAAGGGCCATGAGTCCCTCGCCGGCACCTGCCCGGACTTCCCCGCGCTCCCCAACGAGGAAGCCAGGCTGCTGGCGCTGTCCGACAACGGCCGGATGGCCGTGGGCACGGCGTCCGGCATCACGGTGGCCGACGCGCAGCCCAAAGGGCAGTCCGGCCAGCTCCGCAAGCTCACCGGTGTCGGCCGCCCCTCGCTGCTGCAGTTCTCGGACACGGGCGACAGGCTCGCTTCCGCACACGGCAGGACGGTCGCGCTGTGGAACTTCCAGCAGTCTTCCCGGACGGCTCATGCGCACGGTCTGCCCCTCTCGGACGACCAGACCATGATCCACAGCCCGTCGCTGGCCGCCGGGCCGGACGGCCAGGTCGCCTGGAGCAACCTCATGCAGGGCGACCCCGTCGTCAAGGAAACCAGGCTGCACGTCTGGAGCCCGAAGCGCCGCGGCATGCTCATGGGCGGGGACGCCCTCCTCTACGACGCGCTCGCCTTCAGCCCCGACGGCCGGACCCTGTACGCCGGCACGGGCGGCGAGGTGCAGTCATGGCAGGTCCAGGACACCGCTTGGTGA
- a CDS encoding N-acyl-D-amino-acid deacylase family protein — MLDHLIKGATVVDGTGAPSYTADVGIRDGRIAVVAPPGTVTEEAGTSEDAAGLVLAPGFVDPHTHYDAQLFWDPYATPSLNHGVTTVAGGNCGFTLAPLHPGRPADADYTRRMMSKVEGMSLVALEEGAPWSWSSFGEYLDALEGRIAVNAGFMVGHCALRRYVMGEDAVGGQPTPAQMEEMLALFHEAMEAGAWGLSTTQSATHSDGDGKPVASRHARPAELLALSRAVAAHEGTQIEAIVAGCLDQFSDEEIELFVAMSAEAGRPLNWNVLTIDAAVPERVPRQLIASERAREAGGRIVALTMPILTPMNMSLGTFCALNLIPGWGEILGLPVPERIAKLRDPVVRAEMLRRAESKEAGVFRRLAHFGRYVIGDTYSTANEGLTGRVVQDIAAERGQEPFACLIEICANDQLRTVLWPMPTDNDPASWALRAETWQHEDVLLGGSDAGAHLDRMCGAPYTTRFLGDCLRGRKLVGLEQAVKMLTDDPAQLFGLRERGRIEEGWHADLVLFDPERIDAGKATLVHDLPGDSPRLDSRAIGINAVWVNGVETIREDVVTGAVPGTVLRSGRDTRTVSTK, encoded by the coding sequence GTGCTCGACCACCTGATCAAGGGCGCGACCGTTGTGGACGGGACGGGCGCGCCCTCGTACACCGCCGACGTCGGCATCCGCGACGGCCGTATCGCCGTCGTCGCCCCGCCCGGCACCGTCACCGAGGAGGCGGGGACGAGCGAGGACGCGGCCGGTCTCGTCCTCGCCCCCGGTTTCGTCGATCCGCACACCCACTACGACGCGCAGCTGTTCTGGGACCCGTACGCGACCCCCTCGCTCAACCACGGGGTGACGACCGTGGCGGGCGGCAACTGCGGTTTCACGCTCGCACCGCTGCACCCCGGGCGGCCCGCCGACGCCGACTACACCCGCCGGATGATGTCCAAGGTCGAGGGCATGTCCCTGGTGGCGCTCGAAGAGGGCGCGCCCTGGTCATGGAGCTCGTTCGGCGAGTACCTGGACGCGCTGGAGGGGCGGATCGCCGTCAACGCGGGCTTCATGGTGGGACATTGCGCGCTGCGGCGCTACGTCATGGGGGAGGACGCCGTCGGCGGGCAGCCGACGCCCGCACAGATGGAAGAGATGCTGGCGCTCTTCCATGAGGCGATGGAGGCCGGGGCGTGGGGCCTGTCCACCACGCAGTCCGCCACCCATTCCGACGGCGACGGAAAGCCGGTCGCCTCCCGGCATGCCCGGCCGGCGGAGCTGCTCGCGCTGTCGCGGGCCGTCGCCGCGCACGAGGGCACCCAGATCGAGGCGATCGTGGCGGGCTGCCTCGACCAGTTCAGCGACGAGGAGATCGAGCTGTTCGTGGCGATGAGTGCCGAGGCAGGCCGGCCGCTGAACTGGAACGTCCTGACGATCGACGCGGCGGTGCCCGAGCGGGTACCGAGGCAGCTGATCGCCAGCGAGCGGGCCCGGGAGGCCGGCGGCCGGATCGTGGCGCTGACGATGCCGATCCTCACCCCCATGAACATGTCCCTCGGCACCTTCTGCGCCCTGAACCTGATCCCCGGCTGGGGCGAGATCCTGGGCCTGCCGGTGCCCGAGCGGATCGCGAAGCTCCGCGACCCCGTCGTCCGGGCCGAGATGCTGCGGCGCGCGGAGAGCAAGGAGGCGGGGGTCTTCCGGCGGCTCGCCCACTTCGGCCGGTACGTCATCGGGGACACCTACTCCACGGCGAACGAGGGGCTGACCGGGCGCGTCGTGCAGGACATCGCGGCCGAGCGTGGCCAGGAGCCCTTCGCCTGCCTGATCGAGATCTGCGCCAACGACCAGCTGCGGACGGTCCTTTGGCCCATGCCCACCGACAACGACCCGGCCTCCTGGGCGCTGCGCGCGGAGACCTGGCAGCACGAGGACGTGCTGCTGGGCGGCTCGGACGCGGGCGCGCATCTGGACCGGATGTGCGGTGCGCCGTACACGACGCGCTTCCTCGGCGACTGTCTGCGGGGCAGGAAGCTGGTGGGTCTCGAGCAGGCCGTCAAGATGCTCACCGACGACCCCGCGCAGCTCTTCGGTCTGCGGGAGAGGGGACGTATCGAGGAGGGGTGGCATGCGGATCTCGTCCTCTTCGACCCGGAGCGGATCGACGCGGGCAAGGCCACGCTCGTGCACGATCTGCCGGGCGACAGCCCGCGCCTGGATTCCCGGGCGATCGGCATCAACGCGGTGTGGGTCAACGGTGTCGAGACGATCCGCGAGGACGTGGTGACCGGCGCGGTACCGGGGACGGTGCTGCGGTCGGGGCGGGACACGAGGACGGTGAGCACGAAGTGA
- a CDS encoding SDR family NAD(P)-dependent oxidoreductase, translating into MGKLDGRVVIVTGAARGQGEQEARLFVAEGAKVVLGDVLDAQGEALAKELGEDRARFVHLDVTQEADWEAAAVAAKDAFGKIDGLVNNAGILRFNELVSTPLAEFQQVVQVNQVGCFLGIRTVAPEIEAAGGGTIVNTASYTALTGMAFVGAYAATKHAVLGLTRVAAVELASKKIRVNAVCPGAVDTPMTNPAALDPAADPAESKRAVDELYQKLVPLGRIGQPEEVAKLALFLSCEDSSYITGQPFVVDGGWLAGVSVT; encoded by the coding sequence ATGGGCAAGCTCGACGGGCGGGTTGTGATCGTGACGGGTGCGGCGCGCGGGCAGGGTGAGCAGGAGGCGCGGCTGTTCGTCGCGGAGGGTGCGAAGGTCGTGCTGGGGGACGTGCTCGATGCGCAGGGCGAGGCGCTGGCCAAGGAGCTGGGGGAGGACCGGGCCCGCTTCGTCCATCTGGATGTGACGCAGGAGGCGGACTGGGAGGCCGCGGCGGTCGCGGCCAAGGACGCCTTCGGGAAGATCGACGGGCTGGTCAACAACGCCGGGATACTGCGCTTCAACGAGCTGGTGTCCACGCCGCTGGCGGAGTTCCAGCAGGTCGTGCAGGTCAACCAGGTCGGCTGCTTTCTGGGGATCCGTACGGTGGCGCCCGAGATAGAGGCGGCCGGTGGCGGCACGATCGTCAACACGGCCTCGTACACGGCGCTTACGGGCATGGCCTTCGTCGGTGCGTATGCCGCGACCAAGCATGCGGTCCTCGGGCTGACCCGGGTCGCCGCGGTGGAGCTGGCGAGCAAGAAGATCCGGGTCAACGCGGTGTGCCCGGGGGCGGTGGACACCCCGATGACCAACCCGGCCGCGCTCGATCCGGCCGCCGATCCCGCCGAGTCGAAGCGGGCCGTGGACGAGCTCTACCAGAAGCTGGTGCCGCTGGGCCGGATCGGGCAGCCGGAGGAGGTCGCCAAGCTGGCGCTCTTCCTGTCGTGCGAGGACTCGTCGTACATCACCGGGCAGCCGTTCGTCGTCGACGGCGGCTGGCTGGCGGGGGTCAGTGTTACCTGA
- a CDS encoding aldehyde dehydrogenase family protein — protein sequence MSVGRLFIGGEWVEPDGGHYEVVDPATEEVVGLAPEASRAQVHEAAAAAREAFGAWSRTSPQERAAVLDRAAEVIQRDFAAHAELARAESGATTATARGMQVAVGVARFRRYAKGALEPVEQGLPPQINEAGPMGKAGVLGALAARRPVGVVTCITSYNNPWANPAGKIAPALAMGNTVVVKPAPQDPLSVYRMAAALAEAGVPPGVVNVVSGASVAAGEAAVDSPDVDMVSFTGSTAVGQRIAEVCGRGMKRQLMELGGKGAAVVFDDADLDSAVAGIGTTYSFYSGQICTAPTRVIVQRGVYEALVERLTRYIGQLTVGDPRAPGTVVGPVISAAHRDRVESYVELGRKEGARVVAGGARPSAPERGFYVAPTLLADCTPDMRVVREEIFGPVVVVVPFDDEDEGVALANDSDYGLIDYVWSGDIARAFRVAGQLRAGGVGVNTVGRNMEAPFGGFKKSGVGRDVGSYALHAYSELQAIVWPG from the coding sequence ATGTCCGTGGGGCGGCTGTTCATCGGTGGTGAGTGGGTCGAGCCCGACGGCGGCCACTACGAGGTCGTCGATCCGGCGACGGAAGAGGTCGTCGGGCTCGCGCCCGAGGCGAGCCGGGCGCAGGTCCACGAGGCGGCGGCCGCGGCGCGCGAGGCCTTCGGGGCCTGGTCCCGTACGTCGCCGCAGGAGCGCGCCGCGGTCCTCGACCGGGCCGCGGAGGTGATCCAGCGCGACTTCGCGGCGCATGCCGAGCTCGCTCGGGCGGAGAGCGGCGCCACGACCGCGACCGCGCGCGGGATGCAGGTCGCGGTGGGGGTGGCGCGCTTCCGGCGGTATGCGAAGGGGGCGCTGGAGCCGGTCGAGCAGGGGCTGCCGCCGCAGATCAACGAGGCGGGGCCGATGGGGAAGGCGGGGGTGCTGGGCGCGCTCGCCGCACGCCGGCCCGTCGGCGTCGTCACCTGCATCACCTCCTACAACAACCCGTGGGCCAACCCGGCGGGCAAGATCGCCCCGGCGCTGGCCATGGGCAACACCGTCGTCGTCAAGCCCGCTCCGCAGGACCCGCTGTCGGTGTACCGGATGGCGGCGGCGCTGGCGGAGGCGGGGGTGCCGCCGGGGGTGGTGAACGTCGTCAGCGGCGCTTCCGTGGCGGCCGGTGAGGCGGCCGTGGACTCGCCGGACGTGGACATGGTGAGCTTCACGGGCTCGACGGCCGTCGGGCAGCGCATCGCCGAGGTGTGCGGACGCGGGATGAAACGCCAGCTCATGGAGCTGGGCGGCAAGGGAGCCGCGGTGGTCTTCGACGACGCGGACCTGGACTCGGCGGTGGCCGGCATCGGCACGACGTACTCCTTCTACAGCGGGCAGATCTGCACGGCGCCGACGCGGGTGATCGTGCAGCGAGGGGTGTACGAGGCGCTGGTCGAGCGGCTCACGCGCTACATCGGGCAGCTCACGGTCGGCGACCCCCGGGCGCCGGGGACGGTGGTCGGGCCGGTGATCTCGGCCGCACACCGCGACCGGGTCGAGTCGTATGTGGAGCTGGGCAGAAAGGAGGGCGCACGGGTCGTGGCGGGCGGGGCGCGGCCGTCCGCTCCGGAGCGCGGCTTCTATGTGGCGCCGACGCTGCTCGCCGACTGCACCCCCGACATGCGGGTCGTACGGGAGGAGATCTTCGGTCCGGTCGTCGTGGTCGTGCCCTTCGACGACGAGGACGAAGGCGTGGCTCTCGCCAACGACAGCGACTACGGGCTCATCGACTACGTCTGGTCCGGTGATATCGCCCGCGCCTTCCGCGTGGCCGGGCAGCTGCGGGCCGGCGGGGTCGGGGTGAACACGGTCGGCCGGAACATGGAAGCGCCGTTCGGAGGCTTCAAGAAGAGCGGGGTGGGGCGCGACGTGGGCTCGTACGCGCTGCATGCGTACAGCGAGCTCCAGGCGATCGTCTGGCCGGGGTGA
- a CDS encoding WD40 repeat domain-containing protein, translating to MAGPGHRLVKRHTVTFSGRQDAYRDPVMIAPRADGTLVITTDDGAVHVAGPSAQRTRIAIPRGTGDPQRGLLSSLSNDGRTAAVENTKGAVDLYDVGSDRKMQSVRLDGEKVNALALAGGGNALFLDGSRGTFARWDLDEQRFRWQSDEPNGARVTASADGRTVLTLADSGALTRWDADTGDRLGGPDIPLPLHTMSGFGGIGEHTGFVMDSTGTLWTATEGGEVLSWDFSVNSWIEGLCRIADRNLTDAEWRRYVGTTPPPRRTCG from the coding sequence ATGGCAGGTCCAGGACACCGCTTGGTGAAACGGCACACGGTGACCTTCTCCGGACGGCAGGACGCCTACCGGGACCCCGTCATGATCGCCCCGCGCGCGGACGGCACCCTGGTCATCACCACGGACGACGGGGCCGTCCATGTCGCCGGCCCGTCGGCGCAGCGCACCCGGATCGCGATACCACGCGGTACCGGCGACCCTCAGCGCGGGCTGCTCTCCTCATTGAGCAACGACGGCCGGACGGCCGCGGTGGAGAACACCAAGGGCGCCGTCGACCTCTACGACGTCGGCTCCGACCGGAAAATGCAGTCGGTTCGCCTGGACGGCGAGAAGGTGAATGCGCTCGCGCTGGCCGGCGGGGGAAACGCACTGTTCCTCGACGGCAGCAGAGGAACCTTCGCCCGCTGGGACCTGGACGAACAGCGGTTCCGCTGGCAGAGCGACGAACCGAACGGGGCCCGGGTGACCGCGAGCGCGGACGGCCGTACGGTCCTCACCCTGGCCGACAGTGGCGCCTTGACCAGGTGGGACGCGGACACCGGGGACCGGCTGGGCGGCCCCGATATCCCCCTCCCGCTCCACACGATGTCCGGGTTCGGCGGCATCGGGGAGCACACCGGCTTCGTCATGGACAGCACAGGCACCCTGTGGACAGCCACCGAAGGCGGCGAGGTCCTCTCCTGGGACTTCTCGGTGAACTCCTGGATCGAGGGCCTCTGCCGGATCGCCGACCGCAACCTCACCGACGCCGAATGGCGCCGCTACGTAGGAACCACCCCGCCGCCCCGTCGCACCTGCGGCTGA
- a CDS encoding LLM class flavin-dependent oxidoreductase — translation MEFGLFVQGYVGKRAETDPLAEHKALMEETEYVIQADKSGFKYAWASEHHFLEEYSHLSANDVFLGYLAHATERIHLGSGIFNPLAQVNHPVKVAEKVAMLDHLSEGRFEFGSGRGAGSHEILGFLPGITDMNHTKEIWEETIAEFPKMWLQEEYVGFQGKHWQLPPRKIFPKPYGASHPAMWYAAGSPSSYAMAAKKGLGVLGFSVQKVSDMEWVLEQYKTAIREAEPVGDFVNDNVMVTSTAICAETHDKAVEIAVNGELNYLQSLVFRYHDTFPRPDGIPEWPELLPDYTAEIIELLIAEELMICGNPDEVLQQCKRWDRAGADQLSFGLPIGVSYEDTMNTVKLIGEHVIPKIDTDPVHRTTRFRQAAGG, via the coding sequence TTGGAATTCGGGCTCTTTGTACAGGGATACGTGGGCAAGCGGGCCGAGACCGATCCGCTCGCGGAGCACAAGGCGCTGATGGAGGAGACCGAGTACGTCATCCAGGCGGACAAGTCCGGCTTCAAGTACGCCTGGGCGTCCGAGCACCACTTCCTGGAGGAGTACTCGCACCTCTCCGCCAATGACGTCTTCCTCGGCTATCTGGCCCATGCGACCGAGCGGATCCATCTGGGCTCGGGGATCTTCAACCCCCTCGCCCAGGTCAACCACCCGGTGAAGGTCGCCGAGAAGGTCGCCATGCTCGACCACCTCAGCGAGGGCCGCTTCGAGTTCGGCAGCGGACGCGGCGCCGGCAGCCACGAGATCCTGGGGTTCCTGCCGGGCATCACCGACATGAACCACACCAAGGAGATCTGGGAAGAGACCATCGCCGAGTTCCCGAAGATGTGGCTCCAGGAGGAGTACGTCGGGTTCCAGGGCAAACACTGGCAGCTGCCGCCGCGCAAGATCTTCCCCAAGCCGTACGGGGCCTCCCACCCGGCGATGTGGTACGCGGCCGGATCGCCCTCCTCGTACGCCATGGCGGCCAAGAAGGGCCTGGGTGTCCTCGGCTTCAGCGTGCAGAAGGTCTCCGACATGGAGTGGGTGCTGGAGCAGTACAAGACGGCGATCCGGGAGGCCGAGCCGGTCGGCGACTTCGTCAACGACAACGTGATGGTGACGTCGACGGCGATCTGTGCCGAGACGCATGACAAGGCGGTGGAGATCGCCGTCAACGGGGAGCTCAACTACCTCCAGTCGCTGGTCTTCCGCTACCACGACACCTTCCCGCGGCCCGACGGCATCCCCGAGTGGCCCGAGCTGCTGCCCGACTACACCGCCGAGATCATCGAGCTGCTGATCGCCGAGGAGCTGATGATCTGCGGCAACCCGGACGAGGTGCTCCAGCAGTGCAAGCGCTGGGACCGGGCCGGTGCCGACCAGCTGAGCTTCGGGCTGCCGATCGGGGTCTCGTACGAGGACACGATGAACACGGTCAAGCTCATCGGCGAACACGTGATCCCGAAGATCGACACGGATCCGGTGCACCGGACGACCCGGTTCCGCCAGGCCGCGGGCGGCTGA
- a CDS encoding LLM class F420-dependent oxidoreductase has protein sequence MQLPVQSQSTLYAESWEAAAGPVDLVAIAQAADRYGFAYIACCEHLAIPRRLAEAMGTVWYDPVATLAHLAAVTERVRLLSHVAVVGLKHPLVTAKQYATLDRLSGGRLILGVGAGHVTEEFEALGVDFERRGAVLDETVDALKAALGPEEFPTFAGERFAFEGLGQAPRPVQTPRPPVWVGGSSPAAVRRAAVRGDGWLPQGDRRADLPAQIGKLRRLREAAGIDEPAVIGTIAEPLYVGEPGWEVGRRTLSGAPERIAASLREYAAMGVAQIQVRFRCRSRSELTDQMAAFGTDVAPLLNG, from the coding sequence ATGCAGTTGCCGGTGCAGTCGCAGAGCACTCTTTATGCGGAGAGCTGGGAGGCCGCGGCCGGGCCCGTCGACCTGGTGGCGATCGCACAGGCCGCCGACCGGTACGGGTTCGCGTATATCGCCTGCTGCGAGCACCTCGCGATTCCGCGGCGGCTGGCCGAGGCGATGGGCACCGTCTGGTACGACCCGGTCGCCACTCTTGCGCATCTGGCCGCCGTCACCGAGCGGGTGCGGCTGCTCAGCCATGTCGCGGTGGTCGGGCTGAAGCATCCGCTGGTCACGGCCAAGCAGTACGCGACGCTCGACCGGCTCTCCGGCGGGCGGCTGATTCTCGGGGTGGGGGCCGGGCACGTCACGGAGGAGTTCGAGGCGCTCGGGGTGGACTTCGAGCGGCGTGGGGCGGTGCTGGACGAGACGGTCGATGCGCTGAAGGCGGCACTGGGGCCGGAGGAGTTCCCGACGTTCGCGGGGGAGCGGTTCGCGTTCGAGGGGCTGGGGCAGGCGCCGCGGCCCGTGCAGACGCCGCGGCCGCCGGTCTGGGTGGGCGGCTCCTCGCCCGCCGCCGTACGCCGGGCCGCGGTGCGCGGCGACGGCTGGCTGCCGCAGGGGGACCGGCGGGCGGACCTGCCGGCGCAGATCGGGAAGCTGCGGAGGCTGCGGGAGGCGGCCGGTATCGACGAGCCCGCCGTGATCGGCACCATCGCCGAACCGCTGTACGTCGGCGAGCCGGGGTGGGAGGTCGGCCGGCGGACCCTGTCCGGGGCGCCGGAGCGGATCGCCGCGTCGTTGCGGGAGTACGCCGCGATGGGTGTCGCGCAGATCCAGGTGCGGTTCCGCTGCCGCAGCAGGAGCGAACTGACGGATCAGATGGCGGCGTTCGGGACGGATGTCGCGCCGTTGCTCAACGGCTGA
- a CDS encoding DUF4231 domain-containing protein has protein sequence MLRDARGRAAVSEGRTLGEEDFPAVFRSADAASISGQRRHMRGTKWRLLLAIAAAVCAVSSNHAAVTVVLLAFLATVYLEVWMLTERPERAWYDGRALAESAKTLSWRYAVAGEPFPATLPADAADRRFHERLEVLLREAPADSIVPVGSMAATQAMGELRRSPFACRKQAYLAGRIVDQQQWYGTKAAVNIALARRWRIGLIVVEGLGVLAAVLRLLKVIDFDLPGVLAAVLGAGAAWFAVRQYESLGRAYTFAATELSIVHQRLSATHEESDWMQEVADAEEAISREHTMWRASRGAV, from the coding sequence ATGTTGCGGGATGCGAGGGGGCGGGCTGCGGTGAGCGAGGGGCGAACACTCGGCGAAGAGGATTTTCCGGCGGTGTTCCGGTCGGCGGATGCCGCTTCGATTTCGGGGCAGCGCCGCCATATGCGGGGCACGAAATGGCGGCTGTTACTGGCGATTGCGGCTGCCGTTTGCGCGGTATCGAGCAACCACGCCGCGGTCACGGTGGTGCTCCTGGCCTTCTTGGCGACCGTCTACTTGGAGGTGTGGATGCTCACGGAGCGGCCGGAGCGCGCCTGGTACGACGGGCGTGCCCTTGCGGAGTCGGCGAAGACGCTGTCCTGGCGGTACGCGGTGGCGGGCGAGCCGTTCCCGGCCACGCTGCCCGCGGACGCCGCGGACCGCAGATTCCACGAGCGGCTGGAGGTCCTGCTCAGGGAGGCGCCGGCCGACAGCATCGTGCCGGTGGGCTCCATGGCCGCCACCCAGGCCATGGGCGAGTTGCGCCGCAGCCCGTTCGCGTGCCGTAAGCAGGCGTATCTCGCCGGGCGCATCGTGGATCAGCAGCAGTGGTACGGAACCAAGGCGGCCGTGAACATCGCCCTGGCCCGTCGCTGGCGGATCGGCCTCATCGTTGTGGAGGGGCTCGGTGTGCTCGCCGCCGTGCTGCGCCTGCTGAAGGTCATCGACTTTGATCTGCCCGGTGTGCTCGCGGCCGTGCTGGGTGCCGGTGCCGCCTGGTTCGCGGTGCGGCAGTACGAGTCGCTCGGCCGTGCCTACACCTTCGCGGCCACCGAACTGAGCATCGTGCACCAGCGGCTGTCCGCGACCCATGAGGAGTCGGACTGGATGCAGGAGGTGGCCGACGCCGAGGAGGCGATCAGCCGCGAACACACGATGTGGCGGGCCTCCCGGGGAGCCGTGTAG